In Rhodococcus sp. OK302, one genomic interval encodes:
- a CDS encoding CaiB/BaiF CoA transferase family protein, which translates to MSMPQDPTSDLPNEHDLPLANVRVVDLTGRSGEMGPRILADLGADVIRVAPIVVDRPCADPQDLAGVDVHHETHNANKRSVSLDLDTTAGIDILQRLLQTADILIEGLGVDRLTDLGLEPAALRREFPTLVIVSFSDFGRTGPYRNWTATELVHVALGGVLSRSGLPGRPPLVPPGPIALESAAVTTAWAALLAYYNRLLTDSGDDVDVSVFESTVQIIDPGFGMAGSAAGGVPTSDGPRGRPDSSHLYPIFPCTDGYVRLCILSPRQWQGMFEWMGRPAEFADPELGQLKHRYAAVGTLYPAIEVFLSSKSRTQAVTEGQQFGVPCGELLDFAEVLDSEHYSERDAFAAVPTPWAHSESRTD; encoded by the coding sequence ATGAGCATGCCGCAGGACCCCACGTCCGATCTGCCGAACGAACACGATCTTCCCTTGGCAAACGTCCGGGTCGTAGACCTCACCGGGCGGAGCGGCGAGATGGGTCCACGTATCCTCGCCGATCTGGGAGCCGACGTCATTCGAGTCGCGCCGATCGTAGTCGACCGGCCGTGCGCCGATCCTCAGGATCTCGCCGGAGTCGACGTCCATCACGAGACCCACAATGCGAACAAGCGCTCGGTGTCGCTGGACCTCGACACGACTGCCGGCATCGACATCCTACAACGACTGTTGCAAACGGCAGACATTCTCATTGAGGGTCTCGGAGTGGACAGACTGACCGATCTCGGTCTGGAACCGGCGGCACTTCGGCGGGAGTTCCCGACCCTGGTGATCGTGTCATTCAGCGATTTCGGCCGCACCGGACCGTACCGGAACTGGACGGCAACGGAGCTGGTACATGTCGCACTCGGAGGTGTGTTGTCACGGTCGGGCCTGCCCGGGCGCCCGCCGTTGGTTCCTCCCGGACCGATCGCACTCGAATCGGCCGCAGTCACCACCGCATGGGCCGCGTTACTCGCCTACTACAACCGGTTGCTGACCGATTCGGGGGACGACGTCGACGTCTCGGTGTTCGAAAGCACCGTTCAGATCATCGATCCGGGATTCGGAATGGCGGGATCCGCAGCCGGCGGCGTACCGACATCCGACGGCCCCCGCGGACGACCCGATTCGAGCCATCTGTACCCGATCTTCCCGTGCACGGACGGATACGTACGCCTGTGCATCCTCAGCCCTCGGCAATGGCAGGGGATGTTCGAATGGATGGGTAGGCCTGCTGAGTTCGCGGATCCCGAACTCGGTCAACTGAAACACAGATACGCCGCAGTGGGCACACTGTATCCCGCGATCGAAGTATTCCTTTCTTCCAAGAGTCGCACGCAGGCGGTGACGGAAGGCCAGCAGTTCGGTGTGCCGTGCGGCGAACTACTCGACTTCGCGGAGGTTCTCGACTCCGAACACTATTCGGAGCGAGATGCTTTCGCTGCGGTCCCCACCCCCTGGGCGCACTCCGAATCCCGAACGGACTGA
- a CDS encoding CaiB/BaiF CoA transferase family protein: protein MEIDGTRAGIRRRAPQHGEYDTEILSDLPPLAGPSTANSPQANPVRRRPLDGIRVLDLGVIVAGGETGRLLADMGAEVIKIENTAFRDGSRQSMSGALITPVFAWGHRNKKSIGINLRSPEGRTYIASLVEQSDVVLSNFKPGTMDKLGLSYRELSRINPRIVVADSSAFGNSGPWNARLGYGPLVRASTGLSLAWKYDNDNGGFADASTIYPDHAAARVSAIGVLAQLVRRLRTSRGGTVSVAQAEVILAQHSDLFASASVRIGAEPDRGTGSAPSGLYPAAGTDEWIVIDVRDSDDWERLAKCIGSIELVSDPRFETAAKRLEHRSELDAVIENWTRSRSPRAAVDLLQENGVPGAMMLRLPELPGDPHLQARQTFRVARHPLIDRLLPSENTPAHFENIPDVELRPAPLLGEQTREIASTLLGLSDEDIDRMIAAGVLEEELPPTDTDNRSVTNY from the coding sequence ATGGAGATTGACGGCACGCGAGCCGGAATTCGCAGGCGGGCACCGCAACACGGAGAATACGACACCGAGATTCTCTCCGATCTACCACCCCTGGCCGGCCCGTCGACGGCGAACTCGCCACAAGCGAACCCCGTCCGACGGCGACCGCTGGACGGAATTCGGGTACTCGATCTCGGCGTCATCGTCGCAGGTGGCGAAACAGGTCGACTTCTCGCGGACATGGGCGCCGAGGTGATCAAGATCGAAAACACCGCCTTCCGTGACGGTAGCCGACAGTCCATGTCCGGCGCACTCATCACTCCGGTCTTCGCCTGGGGCCACCGAAACAAGAAGAGCATCGGTATCAACCTCCGTTCTCCCGAAGGCCGTACCTACATTGCGTCGCTCGTCGAACAATCCGATGTCGTCCTCTCGAACTTCAAACCAGGAACAATGGACAAACTCGGCTTGTCCTATCGGGAGCTGTCCCGGATCAATCCTCGGATAGTCGTTGCCGACTCGAGCGCATTCGGTAACAGCGGCCCTTGGAACGCCCGACTCGGATACGGTCCGCTGGTCCGCGCCTCGACCGGTCTGAGCCTGGCTTGGAAGTACGACAACGACAACGGCGGATTCGCTGACGCCTCCACCATCTATCCTGATCACGCAGCGGCGAGAGTTTCAGCGATAGGTGTTCTCGCGCAGCTTGTCCGACGCCTCAGAACCAGCCGCGGCGGAACAGTGAGCGTGGCCCAAGCCGAAGTGATTCTGGCTCAACACTCGGATCTGTTTGCCAGCGCATCGGTACGCATCGGCGCGGAGCCGGACAGAGGAACTGGCAGCGCGCCGAGCGGACTGTATCCCGCCGCAGGCACGGACGAATGGATCGTGATCGACGTCCGCGACTCCGACGACTGGGAACGACTGGCCAAGTGCATCGGCTCGATCGAACTCGTATCCGACCCCCGATTCGAGACTGCGGCGAAACGCCTCGAACACCGCTCCGAACTCGACGCCGTCATCGAGAACTGGACCCGCAGTCGATCACCACGGGCAGCAGTCGATCTACTCCAGGAAAACGGAGTCCCGGGCGCCATGATGCTGAGGCTTCCGGAACTACCCGGAGATCCGCACCTGCAGGCACGCCAAACCTTCAGAGTCGCAAGGCATCCGTTGATCGATCGCCTCCTGCCCAGCGAGAACACACCGGCGCACTTCGAGAACATTCCCGATGTGGAGTTACGACCGGCTCCGCTTCTCGGCGAACAGACCCGCGAAATCGCGTCGACCCTTCTCGGCTTGTCCGACGAGGACATCGATCGCATGATCGCCGCTGGCGTCCTCGAGGAAGAACTCCCTCCGACCGACACCGACAACCGGTCGGTCACAAACTACTGA
- a CDS encoding LysR family transcriptional regulator — MDLSHLRCFVAVAEELHFGRAAARMHLTASPVSRMIKELERELGGELFVRRYHEVQVTPLGRALLERVRDVLRGIDQLDVVAAEFVNGNRVMRIGGTHRAPPAMTDSFIAVVEDAAAPCSVDFVVAQSADLIADVEKGHLAAALVHLPINTDLLDSVIIGSYSFVVAMLADDPLASSEVLALEDLAHRTLTVPPATPHPFAMRRVRQRFVESGIKKFHRMPDYDTVLLASHIRRNKGITISLHPSTGGAAGIFADPGFAVVPLSDELELHVGIVWNRELVDLDPLLQSVVASIKATWTAESVGGDAEVLTTPSFTVR, encoded by the coding sequence ATGGATCTGTCGCACCTGAGGTGTTTCGTTGCCGTTGCAGAGGAGCTGCATTTCGGCAGAGCCGCTGCCAGAATGCACCTCACGGCGTCACCGGTGAGCCGGATGATCAAGGAACTCGAACGCGAACTCGGTGGCGAACTGTTCGTCCGCCGCTACCACGAGGTGCAGGTGACACCGTTGGGCCGGGCACTGCTCGAGCGAGTCCGCGACGTCCTTCGTGGTATCGACCAACTCGACGTCGTCGCCGCGGAGTTCGTCAACGGCAACCGGGTGATGCGTATCGGGGGAACACACCGGGCGCCGCCCGCGATGACCGACAGTTTCATAGCAGTCGTAGAAGACGCGGCGGCGCCGTGTTCGGTGGATTTCGTCGTCGCTCAGTCAGCGGATCTGATTGCCGATGTCGAGAAGGGTCATCTTGCTGCTGCCCTCGTTCATCTACCCATCAACACCGATCTGCTGGACAGCGTGATTATCGGGTCGTACTCGTTCGTGGTCGCCATGCTCGCCGACGATCCATTGGCGAGTAGCGAAGTGCTCGCGCTCGAAGATCTCGCTCATCGCACACTGACGGTGCCTCCCGCGACCCCGCACCCTTTCGCGATGCGCCGAGTGCGCCAGCGTTTCGTGGAGTCCGGGATCAAGAAGTTCCACCGGATGCCCGACTACGACACGGTGCTCCTGGCGAGTCACATCAGGCGCAACAAGGGCATCACAATTTCTTTGCACCCCTCGACCGGTGGCGCAGCCGGAATCTTTGCCGATCCGGGATTCGCTGTGGTTCCGTTGAGTGACGAGCTCGAACTGCACGTGGGTATCGTCTGGAATCGAGAGTTGGTCGACCTGGATCCGCTTCTGCAGTCCGTTGTCGCGTCGATCAAAGCCACCTGGACGGCTGAAAGCGTGGGCGGCGACGCCGAAGTTCTGACGACGCCGAGTTTTACTGTCAGGTAG
- a CDS encoding 3-oxoacyl-ACP reductase, with amino-acid sequence MTEQFQRALELNEQIVLITGGARGLGAALSRAFAAQGARVIVNYHKSEVAAHALVAELGSDHAFAIRADVTDRQSVDQLFATARTHFGAPISTVVNNALIDFTFNGDARPKADTISWADFDAQLRGSVSGTLNTTQAAIDGMRALGFGRIITVGTNLVQNPVVPYHDYTAAKAALLALTRTFSADLGPDGITVNMISGGLLRTTDASAATPEAVFDMIAESTPLRKVTTPSEFADAALFFASPWSRAVTGQNLVVDGGLVKN; translated from the coding sequence ATGACCGAACAGTTTCAGCGTGCTCTCGAACTCAACGAGCAGATCGTCCTGATCACAGGTGGGGCACGTGGCCTCGGCGCCGCCTTGAGCCGCGCATTTGCGGCACAAGGTGCACGGGTGATCGTGAACTACCACAAGAGTGAAGTAGCCGCCCACGCCCTGGTGGCAGAATTGGGATCCGACCACGCTTTCGCAATCCGCGCAGATGTGACCGATCGACAGTCCGTCGATCAGCTTTTTGCCACCGCACGTACGCATTTCGGCGCGCCGATATCTACCGTGGTCAACAATGCTCTGATTGATTTCACCTTCAACGGCGATGCACGCCCGAAGGCCGACACGATTTCCTGGGCAGATTTCGATGCACAATTGCGCGGCAGCGTGTCGGGAACTCTCAATACGACGCAAGCTGCGATTGACGGAATGCGGGCGCTCGGATTCGGCCGAATCATTACTGTCGGAACGAATCTGGTTCAAAATCCGGTGGTGCCCTATCACGACTACACCGCCGCCAAAGCTGCACTCCTGGCACTCACGCGGACATTCTCCGCAGATCTGGGTCCCGACGGCATCACCGTCAACATGATTTCCGGCGGACTCCTGCGAACCACCGATGCCAGTGCGGCAACGCCCGAAGCCGTGTTCGACATGATCGCCGAGAGCACTCCCCTACGTAAAGTGACCACGCCGAGCGAATTTGCCGACGCTGCACTGTTCTTCGCCTCTCCGTGGTCACGTGCAGTTACCGGCCAGAATCTTGTGGTCGACGGAGGACTCGTCAAGAACTGA
- a CDS encoding NAD(P)-dependent alcohol dehydrogenase, which produces MRTTAAVSTGPNSSFELHEIEISDPRSDEILIRLVATGICHTDLGAKAVSTPDVAAVYGHEGAGVVEKIGSEITDVRVGDHVVISFDSCGSCPRCVAGHQAYCREFGLRNASGRRLDGTSPLTTLDGTEVWSSFFGQSSFARHAIARRTNVIVVPPDVDLTMVAPLGCGFQTGAGAVVNIVDPEPSSSLTVFGTGGVGIAAVMAASALGVETIIAVDLHAERRQLALDVGATHAFDGSDPDLSEKVRALTKERPTAAIDTTAVPQVIRTAAHVLGPLGTLVLVGIGQPEVSFDVSDIIMSGKTIRGCIEGDADPAILIPRLLAWHAEGKFPLEKVVTTYAFETINEAVRAATGATVKPILIF; this is translated from the coding sequence ATGCGCACCACCGCCGCCGTTTCCACCGGTCCGAACAGTTCGTTCGAACTCCACGAGATCGAGATTTCCGATCCACGCTCGGACGAGATACTGATACGGCTCGTCGCCACCGGTATATGCCACACCGATCTCGGCGCCAAGGCCGTCTCGACACCTGATGTCGCAGCTGTCTACGGGCACGAGGGCGCAGGTGTGGTCGAGAAAATCGGATCCGAGATCACAGATGTCCGAGTGGGCGATCACGTAGTGATCAGTTTCGACAGCTGCGGTAGCTGCCCGAGATGCGTTGCCGGGCATCAGGCTTACTGCCGGGAATTCGGTCTGCGCAATGCTTCCGGGAGACGGCTCGACGGTACGTCGCCGCTGACCACGCTGGACGGAACCGAGGTGTGGTCGTCCTTCTTCGGCCAGTCCAGTTTCGCGCGACACGCGATTGCCCGACGCACGAATGTGATCGTCGTGCCACCTGACGTGGATTTGACGATGGTTGCTCCACTGGGATGCGGATTTCAGACTGGGGCCGGTGCAGTCGTCAACATCGTCGATCCGGAACCGAGTTCGAGCCTGACCGTCTTCGGTACAGGCGGTGTCGGAATTGCTGCGGTGATGGCGGCTTCGGCACTCGGCGTGGAGACGATCATCGCCGTCGATCTCCACGCCGAGCGTCGACAACTCGCTCTCGACGTCGGCGCTACACACGCATTCGACGGTTCCGATCCCGATCTGTCGGAAAAGGTTCGCGCACTGACGAAAGAGAGACCGACGGCGGCGATCGACACCACGGCCGTTCCCCAGGTGATACGTACAGCCGCACACGTACTCGGACCCCTGGGAACCCTGGTTCTGGTGGGCATCGGCCAACCAGAAGTGAGTTTCGACGTCTCCGACATCATCATGTCGGGAAAGACGATCCGTGGCTGCATCGAGGGTGATGCCGATCCGGCGATTCTGATTCCACGTCTGCTCGCCTGGCATGCCGAGGGAAAGTTTCCGTTGGAGAAGGTGGTGACGACGTACGCCTTCGAGACGATCAACGAGGCCGTGCGAGCTGCGACCGGGGCAACGGTCAAACCGATTCTCATCTTCTGA
- a CDS encoding acetyl-CoA acetyltransferase: protein MNSLHDIDPRTPVLVGVGQASERLDDPDYRKLSAVGLAAEAAHAALVDTGVDPVLVGARLDTVAGVRQFEISSPGASAPLGKSDNYPRSVADRIGADPTRAILEVVGGQSPQHLVTEFARTIAGGDADAVLIFGSEAISTTRHLAGTDDKPDFGETRGGELDDRGFGLNGLASSYTASHGLTDIPSQYALFDNARRARLGLTREAYAQSMGELFAPFTTVAAKNPHAAAPTERSADELATVTERNRIIADPYPRFLIARDQVNQGAAVVLTSVAVATELGIPQEKWVFLHGQADLREKDLLDRADLGTSPAAITAARHALEVAGIGVDDLNVLDLYSCFPIAVSNVCDGLGLEADDPRNLTLTGGLPFFGGAGNNYSMHAIAEVVQALRAAPGTYGFVGANGGLLSKYSTGIYSTTPMNLREDNSTRLQVELDSAPNVHVAIRADGWAEIETYTVQHRRNKVLGIVVGRLDDGRRFLATGIDGDSELLARLQIGEPIGSRVFARSFGPGNVVTLSEERMDELRPRAMPQLRNDYQFATVRRTGHLLEVTINRPETRNSLTPHANDELDQIFDAYFADPDLWVAILTGAGDKSFSAGNDLGYSASGKPMWVPKNGFAGLTSRRNMTKPVIAAVNGFAMGGGCEIALACHLVVADETAQFALSEVNVGLVAAAGGLVRLPRSVPEKLATEMILTGNRISAETAKTYGLVNRVVPAGTALDGARALADEILTGSPTSVRISLQIMNETRAVSDVVDAIDQRSPALDELLVSEDLVEGLTAFGYKRPPEWKNR from the coding sequence ATGAACTCACTTCATGATATCGATCCCCGAACACCAGTTCTGGTGGGCGTGGGCCAAGCGTCCGAACGTCTCGACGATCCCGACTACCGAAAACTGTCTGCAGTCGGACTCGCAGCAGAGGCGGCACATGCCGCGCTCGTCGATACGGGCGTCGACCCCGTCCTGGTCGGTGCCCGACTCGACACCGTTGCCGGAGTCCGACAGTTCGAGATCTCGAGTCCGGGTGCGTCGGCCCCGCTGGGGAAGTCCGACAACTATCCACGTTCGGTGGCAGATCGCATTGGTGCCGACCCCACCCGCGCAATTCTCGAGGTCGTGGGCGGGCAGTCACCTCAGCATCTCGTCACGGAATTTGCACGCACCATAGCGGGCGGCGACGCGGATGCTGTGCTGATCTTCGGATCCGAGGCGATCTCCACCACCCGCCACCTCGCGGGGACCGACGACAAACCGGACTTCGGCGAAACCCGCGGGGGTGAACTGGACGACCGCGGATTCGGATTGAACGGGTTAGCCTCAAGCTATACGGCAAGCCACGGGCTCACCGACATCCCTAGTCAGTACGCGTTGTTCGACAACGCTCGCCGCGCCCGTCTCGGGTTGACTCGCGAAGCGTATGCGCAATCGATGGGTGAACTGTTCGCACCATTCACCACTGTGGCGGCGAAGAACCCACATGCCGCCGCTCCGACGGAACGAAGCGCGGACGAGTTGGCCACCGTCACCGAACGCAACAGAATCATCGCCGACCCGTACCCCAGATTCCTGATTGCACGCGACCAGGTGAACCAGGGAGCCGCCGTTGTGCTGACGTCAGTGGCAGTCGCCACCGAACTCGGGATACCGCAGGAGAAGTGGGTCTTCCTGCACGGTCAGGCCGATCTCCGTGAGAAGGACCTGCTCGATCGCGCCGACCTCGGCACCAGCCCCGCCGCGATCACTGCTGCCCGGCATGCACTCGAGGTCGCCGGCATCGGCGTCGACGACCTGAACGTGCTCGACTTGTACAGCTGCTTCCCGATTGCCGTGTCGAACGTGTGCGACGGGCTGGGGCTGGAGGCCGACGACCCTCGCAACCTCACCTTGACCGGCGGGCTGCCCTTCTTCGGCGGTGCCGGCAACAACTATTCGATGCATGCCATAGCCGAAGTGGTGCAGGCGCTTCGCGCGGCACCAGGGACTTACGGCTTCGTCGGTGCCAACGGCGGTCTACTCAGCAAGTATTCGACCGGAATCTACTCGACCACACCGATGAACTTGCGGGAAGACAACAGCACCCGACTGCAGGTCGAACTCGACTCGGCACCGAACGTGCACGTCGCAATCCGAGCGGACGGCTGGGCAGAGATCGAGACCTACACAGTTCAGCACCGACGTAACAAGGTGCTCGGGATCGTAGTGGGTCGCCTCGACGACGGACGCCGCTTCCTGGCCACCGGCATCGACGGCGACAGCGAACTTCTCGCCCGTCTTCAGATCGGGGAGCCGATCGGGAGCAGAGTGTTCGCGAGATCGTTCGGACCGGGCAACGTCGTCACGTTGTCGGAGGAGCGCATGGACGAACTTCGTCCTCGAGCCATGCCGCAGCTGCGCAACGACTATCAGTTCGCCACAGTCCGGCGTACGGGCCATCTCCTCGAAGTGACGATCAACCGCCCCGAGACACGCAACAGTCTCACCCCGCACGCCAACGACGAGCTCGACCAGATATTCGACGCTTATTTCGCCGACCCGGACCTCTGGGTCGCGATCCTCACGGGAGCCGGCGACAAATCATTCTCCGCGGGCAACGATCTCGGTTACTCGGCGAGCGGGAAACCCATGTGGGTGCCCAAGAACGGTTTCGCTGGGCTGACGAGCCGACGGAACATGACCAAACCTGTCATTGCCGCGGTCAACGGTTTTGCCATGGGCGGCGGATGTGAAATTGCTCTGGCCTGCCATCTCGTTGTCGCCGACGAAACGGCGCAGTTCGCACTCAGCGAGGTGAACGTGGGCCTCGTCGCCGCAGCCGGTGGACTCGTCCGGCTGCCACGCTCCGTCCCCGAGAAGCTGGCAACCGAGATGATCCTGACCGGCAACAGGATATCCGCGGAGACTGCCAAGACTTACGGCCTCGTCAATCGAGTCGTCCCGGCGGGCACCGCACTCGATGGAGCCCGTGCGTTGGCGGACGAGATCCTGACCGGATCACCTACGTCGGTACGCATTTCACTTCAGATCATGAATGAGACTCGTGCGGTATCTGACGTAGTCGACGCGATCGATCAGCGGTCGCCCGCTCTCGACGAGTTACTGGTCAGCGAGGACCTCGTCGAGGGACTGACGGCGTTCGGGTACAAACGTCCACCCGAGTGGAAGAACCGCTGA
- a CDS encoding aldehyde dehydrogenase family protein: protein MTVIPAHPVVPVDPSANRQLELLRAQRDDFLADGPPSAEVRLDRIDRFLASVLEHGDELTEALDADFGNRPRIASLLSDIAGVIPGVEHIRNNIDEWMADQEVTGSDAAGTPTFVQIRPKGVVGVIGPWNFPVLLVVHPAIEALAAGNRIMIKFSEIPSRTADVFAKAIATRMSPEEVVVIRGGVSAASTFSDLPFDHIIFTGSPAVGALVAENAGRNLVPVTLELGGKNPVVLGDDADVAFAAERISGVRMMNGGQICLCPDYVFVPRAKVDDFVNEYRSSIENHFSDYPNNPGVVTIVNDRNFDRVTALIDDAVSKGARAISLVTDEDQKSLPDRASRRIAPTLLLDVTSQMTIATEEIFGPVIVVHPYDELTEAIDHINAQPSPLAAYWFGSDSADFREYIRRTTSGGVTRNDLAVHWGVEGAPSGGIGRSGMGAYSGKVGFDTFSHHRTVTASTTETALAARVIPPAGDIEAETIRAAIGYALDAIQQRLNKS, encoded by the coding sequence ATGACCGTCATCCCCGCCCATCCCGTCGTACCTGTCGATCCTTCCGCGAACCGTCAGCTCGAATTGCTGCGCGCACAGCGTGACGACTTCCTGGCCGACGGACCGCCGTCTGCCGAAGTTCGACTCGATCGGATCGACCGGTTTCTCGCCTCCGTCCTTGAGCACGGCGACGAGTTGACCGAGGCCCTCGACGCCGATTTCGGAAATCGTCCACGAATTGCGAGCCTGCTCAGCGACATAGCCGGCGTCATCCCCGGAGTGGAGCACATCCGCAACAACATCGACGAGTGGATGGCAGATCAGGAAGTGACCGGCTCGGATGCTGCAGGCACCCCAACCTTCGTGCAGATCCGCCCCAAGGGCGTGGTCGGGGTCATCGGACCGTGGAACTTCCCGGTACTTCTGGTCGTACATCCGGCCATCGAGGCGCTGGCCGCCGGAAATCGAATCATGATCAAGTTCTCCGAGATCCCGTCGAGAACCGCAGACGTGTTCGCCAAGGCGATTGCCACGAGAATGTCCCCGGAGGAAGTGGTAGTGATCAGAGGCGGAGTGTCGGCGGCATCGACATTTTCGGATCTGCCTTTCGATCACATCATCTTCACCGGATCACCAGCGGTCGGCGCCCTCGTCGCCGAAAACGCGGGCCGGAACCTGGTACCGGTGACTCTCGAACTGGGCGGAAAGAATCCGGTGGTCCTCGGTGACGACGCCGACGTTGCGTTCGCTGCCGAGCGAATCTCGGGTGTTCGGATGATGAACGGCGGACAAATCTGCTTGTGCCCGGACTACGTCTTCGTGCCTCGTGCGAAAGTCGACGACTTCGTGAACGAATACCGCAGTTCAATCGAGAATCACTTCTCGGACTACCCGAACAACCCCGGCGTCGTCACGATCGTGAACGACCGCAACTTCGATCGAGTCACTGCGCTCATCGACGACGCGGTGAGCAAGGGCGCACGCGCGATCTCTCTCGTCACCGACGAGGATCAGAAGTCCCTTCCGGACAGGGCATCTCGACGAATCGCGCCCACCTTGCTGCTCGATGTCACATCCCAGATGACAATTGCTACAGAAGAGATATTCGGCCCGGTCATCGTCGTGCATCCCTACGACGAGCTCACCGAAGCGATCGACCACATCAACGCGCAACCCAGCCCACTGGCAGCGTACTGGTTCGGGTCCGACAGCGCCGACTTCCGAGAGTACATACGCCGCACCACATCCGGTGGAGTAACCCGGAACGACCTCGCGGTCCACTGGGGCGTAGAAGGAGCTCCGTCCGGAGGAATCGGGCGCAGCGGAATGGGGGCGTACAGCGGCAAAGTAGGATTCGATACCTTCTCACACCATCGAACCGTGACGGCCAGTACCACCGAGACGGCGTTGGCAGCCCGAGTCATTCCGCCCGCCGGTGACATCGAAGCCGAAACCATCCGGGCCGCAATCGGTTACGCCCTGGACGCAATCCAGCAGCGCCTGAACAAGTCCTGA
- a CDS encoding LLM class flavin-dependent oxidoreductase yields MRRQLHLGAFLLGCGHHSAAWRHPDSPVERLGDITYYESLAQTAERGKLDAVFFADGHSVREPESGASWFLEPITALTAMARATEHVGLVTTISTTFYTPFHAARLLASLDHISGGRAGWNVVTSMFNQEARNHGLDAMPDHASRYERADEFVDVALALWDSWSEDALILDRQGRFADATKIHRIGHEGKNFRVDGPLTVPRSPQGRPVLFQAGASEQGRELAARRAEAIYAVAYDLSSAQTYYADVKARIEESGRDSRSVAVMPGLVTYVGSTLAEARAKKAELDRLLPTTQSIRQLSLFTGQNCETWDLDAPVPPLPDLESFDGPQGRYATILRTVEKDSPTVRELLGTLAAGGGHATMIGTPQSIADEMESWFVDGGADGFNLMPPTYPQGLEDFVDLVIPVLQARGLFRREYEGATLRENLVGPESAAPTPGAKQEHSAGKDS; encoded by the coding sequence ATGAGAAGACAACTTCATTTGGGTGCGTTCCTACTCGGCTGCGGACATCACAGCGCCGCCTGGAGACACCCGGACTCGCCCGTCGAAAGACTCGGCGACATCACGTATTACGAGTCTCTGGCCCAAACTGCCGAACGCGGAAAACTTGATGCAGTTTTCTTCGCCGACGGTCACAGCGTTCGTGAACCGGAATCCGGCGCGTCGTGGTTCCTCGAACCGATTACGGCATTGACGGCGATGGCACGGGCAACCGAGCACGTCGGACTGGTCACCACAATTTCCACGACGTTCTACACGCCATTCCATGCAGCGCGACTACTCGCCTCACTCGATCACATCAGTGGCGGGCGTGCGGGTTGGAACGTGGTGACTTCAATGTTCAATCAGGAAGCACGCAATCACGGCCTTGACGCCATGCCTGATCATGCCTCCCGATACGAGCGCGCTGACGAGTTTGTCGACGTAGCTCTGGCACTGTGGGATTCGTGGTCCGAGGATGCCCTGATTCTCGACCGCCAGGGTAGATTTGCGGACGCTACCAAGATTCATCGAATAGGTCATGAAGGCAAGAACTTTCGCGTCGACGGACCGTTGACTGTTCCGCGATCACCGCAAGGAAGACCGGTACTCTTCCAAGCCGGCGCGTCGGAACAAGGTCGAGAGTTGGCGGCACGACGAGCAGAAGCGATCTACGCGGTTGCCTACGATCTATCGAGCGCGCAGACCTACTATGCGGATGTTAAGGCCAGAATCGAAGAGTCCGGTCGAGATTCCCGTTCCGTAGCCGTCATGCCCGGCCTGGTCACGTACGTCGGCAGCACACTTGCCGAAGCACGTGCGAAGAAGGCTGAATTAGATCGACTGTTGCCGACCACCCAGTCGATCCGGCAACTCTCGCTGTTCACCGGCCAGAACTGCGAAACCTGGGACCTTGACGCTCCGGTGCCGCCCCTGCCGGACCTCGAATCTTTCGACGGTCCGCAGGGCCGGTACGCCACGATCCTGCGGACCGTGGAAAAGGACTCGCCGACGGTCCGGGAATTGCTCGGAACCTTAGCCGCCGGCGGTGGTCACGCAACCATGATCGGAACACCACAGTCCATTGCCGACGAGATGGAATCCTGGTTTGTCGACGGAGGCGCTGACGGCTTCAATCTGATGCCGCCAACTTATCCTCAAGGCCTGGAAGATTTTGTCGACCTGGTGATTCCGGTACTTCAGGCTCGGGGTCTCTTCCGACGCGAGTACGAGGGTGCAACGCTGCGCGAGAATCTAGTCGGTCCGGAGAGTGCAGCACCGACACCGGGGGCGAAACAGGAACACTCCGCAGGCAAGGACAGCTGA